One Carassius gibelio isolate Cgi1373 ecotype wild population from Czech Republic chromosome A7, carGib1.2-hapl.c, whole genome shotgun sequence DNA window includes the following coding sequences:
- the LOC128017120 gene encoding uncharacterized protein LOC128017120, which produces MPVTLLNLCFFLLVLNVESVVSVCDIRVHTINFGCHLEWDCPDASPKTTYTVLSKTHGTTWTNVSDCIQISRQSCDLSRVFPNIHIYSVIRLTSELPWLNETRGCSPITDSAAKFTPPSITISMANGSLWVMVHFPCAPSISCSLEYDYYEEEKEMGCSCPLTEFKSLWATVTLYNEQNLSDRQAHTAMVMHETPFMVEFGFLTPGQVYCAVASFTAEGVLTSSPPSLPQCVYIPANLESLIVIIVCAVLIVLGLVFFLVWRKCVTSERPLPRNLALLRDLELQTETFIDSSKVAPHECSEGDYVSVVSSSDFTLMDNHSSHYSTQSLGRGYYTSPTVHNPVCTEESVGSEELSTDVQHDECHLSSSHPILEAELACPQQNQCEETPNIPLSSVRVKHIQQGETSDEHPEQSEDVIWGKLTPLEDIQAD; this is translated from the exons ATGCCTGTCACTCTCCTAAACTTATGTTTCTTTCTGTTGGTGTTGAATGTAG AGTCTGTAGTCTCTGTCTGTGACATCAGAGTGCATACGATCAATTTTGGATGCCATCTTGAATGGGATTGCCCTGATGCCAGCCCTAAGACCACTTATACTGTACTGAGCAAGACACACGG tACGACATGGACAAATGTTTCAGACTGCATCCAAATTTCTCGGCAAAGCTGTGATCTGTCACGTGTTTTTCCGAACATACACATCTACAGTGTCATCCGACTGACATCTGAACTTCCCTGGCTGAATGAAACTCGGGGTTGCTCTCCTATAACTGATT CTGCTGCCAAATTCACCCCGCCCTCCATAACCATCTCCATGGCCAATGGGAGTCTCTGGGTGATGGTACATTTTCCTTGTGCTCCATCCATAAGCTGCTCGTTAGAATATGATTATTATGAGGAAGAGAAGGAGATGGGATGCTCCTGTCCCCTAACGGAGTTTAAAAGTCTCTGGGCCACAGTCACTCTGTACAACGAACAGAACCTCTCAGACAGACAG GCACACACAGCTATGGTGATGCATGAAACCCCATTCATGGTGGAATTTGGTTTTCTTACACCAGGGCAAGTGTACTGTGCTGTGGCCAGCTTCACAGCTGAGGGTGTACTGACCTCTTCTCCCCCGAGCCTCCCGCAGTGCGTTTACATACCAGCAAATCTCG AAAGCCTCATCGTCATAATTGTGTGTGCTGTTCTCATCGTTCTTGGCCTAGTATTTTTTCTGGTCTGGAGAAAGTGTGTGACTTCTGAACGTCCGCTGCCCAGAAATTTG GCTTTACTTCGAGACCTGGAACTTCAGACTGAGACGTTCATTGACTCCAGTAAGGTGGCACCACACGAGTGCTCTGAGGGTGACTACGTTTCTGTTGTTTCCTCCTCTGACTTCACACTCATGGACAACCATTCATCTCACTACAGCACCCAAAGCCTGGGCAGAGGCTATTACACAAGCCCCACCGTGCACAATCCAGTCTGCACTGAGGAATCTGTGGGGTCTGAAGAGCTGAGCACAGATGTCCAACACGACGAGTGTCATCTGTCATCATCACATCCGATTCTAGAGGCAGAGCTGGCATGTCCACAGCAGAATCAGTGTGAGGAGACTCCAAACATCCCTCTGAGCTCAGTGCGAGTGAAACATATTCAACAGGGCGAGACGTCAGATGAACACCCAGAGCAGTCTGAAGATGTCATATGGGGAAAACTGACACCACTAGAAGACATCCAAGCCGATTGA
- the LOC128017121 gene encoding dual specificity testis-specific protein kinase 2 has protein sequence MSSGTFIMDQDDLDPEASDSFLHGIHGAHRPRPSSYRALRSAVSSLARIDDFICEKIGSGFFSEVFKAQHRTTGQVMALKMNTMASNKANMLKEVQLMNRLRHPNILRFVGVCVHEGHLHALTEYINGGNLEQLLNSDVFLSWSVRINLSLDIARGLQYLHSKGIFHRDLTSKNCLVRWENGNCSAVVGDFGLAEKIPDHSEAEKPKLAVVGSPYWMAPEVLRGEHYNEKVDVFAYGIILCEIIGRIQADPDFLPRTEDFGLDVEAFRQMVGDCPPHFFKVTVICCSMIPDSRPSFTEVVAELYKIVNDREKSESMEPDVQVFSDRSSSNTTPLSRKHSLNIPADPCLCSSKSDVLLPPSPFLTRTTPMRVNPFSQRQDLNGGRIKLFDTPSKSVISLTFALPPPPDPSSPISCDQGPLHFHRRSQSLPCTPEDIQSLRGTAANEKRENNQSVMNPVNGNLLDMGMDSVLTKSNESIADLPNISEVFDTPGDSLRSSDPKQDDKEKNLEMKSQEAVADDSGLPLDLELMSPSRWRLEESVEDPMDCTNSPDTLESVVSASAKPFSNGWSSPVSNEPSSLPPLLDMDNNNGTVPISRSLGWGVINSNGATTPLTPPEQDEVIACPGCCLAGMSFPSICIRGPRQTPYKNLNGDAARKRLLCKALPPSPTEPNIALPSTQT, from the exons GCGCAGCATCGTACCACGGGGCAGGTGATGgctctgaagatgaacaccatgGCCAGTAACAAAGCCAATATGCTGAAGGAGGTACAGCTGATGAACCGCCTGAGACATCCCAACATACTCAG GTTTGTGGGAGTGTGTGTACATGAGGGACATCTTCATGCTCTGACAGAG TACATTAATGGCGGTAACCTGGAGCAGCTGTTGAACAGTGACGTGTTCCTGTCATGGTCTGTGAGAATTAACCTCAGTCTTGATATTGCCAGAGGACTGCAATACCTCCACAGCAAGGGCATATTTCACAGAGACCTTACATCAAAG aacTGTCTGGTGCGCTGGGAGAATGGGAACTGCAGTGCCGTGGTGGGGGACTTTGGCCTAGCAGAGAAAATTCCTGATCACAG TGAGGCAGAGAAACCGAAATTGGCTGTTGTCGGCTCCCCCTACTGGATGGCTCCGGAGGTGCTCAGAGGAGAACACTACAATGAAAAG gttGATGTATTTGCCTATGGAATTATCCTCTGTGAGATTATAGGCAGAATACAGGCAGATCCTGACTTTCTTCCACGAACTGAG GACTTTGGTCTTGATGTGGAGGCCTTTCGCCAGATGGTTGGAGACTGTCCACCTCATTTCTTCAAAGTCACAGTCATCTGCTGCAGT ATGATCCCAGACAGTCGGCCATCATTCACCGAGGTTGTAGCAGAGCTGTATAAGATAGTGAATGATCGAGAGAAGAGTGAATCTATGGAGCCTGATGTACAGG tgttttcagacCGCTCATCCTCAAACACAACACCTTTGAGTCGAAAACATTCTCTAAACATTCCTGCTGACCCGTGTCTCTGTAGCAGCAAGTCTGATGTACTCCTCCCTCCGTCCCCTTTCCTGACTCGGACCACACCGATGCGCGTTAACCCCTTCTCCCAGCGCCAAGACCTCAACGGCGGCCGCATCAAGCTGTTTGACACCCCCAGCAAGTCTGTCATTTCCCTCACCTTTGCTCTCCCTCCGCCCCCTGACCCCAGCAGCCCCATCTCCTGTGACCAAGGCCCTCTCCATTTCCACAGACGCAGCCAATCACTACCCTGCACCCCAGAAGACATCCAGTCTCTACGTGGTACTGCTGCCAATGAGAAACGTGAAAATAATCAAAGTGTTATGAATCCAGTCAATGGAAATTTGTTGGACATGGGAATGGACAGTGTGTTGACTAAGAGCAACGAGAGTATTGCTGATCTCCCTAATATTAGTGAGGTTTTTGATACACCCGGTGACAGCCTTAGGAGTTCAGACCCTAAGCAGGATGACAAGGAGAAGAATCTTGAAATGAAGAGTCAAGAAGCTGTAGCTGATGACTCCGGTCTTCCATTAGATCTAGAGTTGATGTCTCCAAGCCGATGGAGGTTGGAGGAAAGCGTTGAGGATCCCATGGACTGTACCAACTCTCCTGATACACTAGAAAGTGTTGTCAGTGCTTCAGCCAAACCTTTCTCCAATGGCTGGAGCTCCCCGGTCTCCAATGAGCCATCCTCATTACCTCCTTTACTAGACATGGACAACAACAATGGCACCGTCCCTATCAGTCGATCTCTGGGATGGGGGGTTATTAACTCCAATGGTGCCACGACCCCTCTTACGCCTCCAGAACAGGATGAGGTCATAGCCTGTCCGGGTTGCTGCCTAGCAGGAATGAGTTTCCCTTCCATTTGCATACGTGGACCACGACAAACCCCTTATAAAAACTTAAATGGCGATGCGGCCAGGAAAAGGCTTCTGTGCAAAGCTTTGCCACCCTCGCCTACAGAGCCAAACATTGCTCTTCCTAGCACACAGACATAA